A DNA window from Dehalococcoidia bacterium contains the following coding sequences:
- a CDS encoding VOC family protein, whose translation MIGYMNGVIIWTDNLPRLREFYCDTLGLQPHSDRDYFVSFKWGGLRFAIGSHDGVHGQARDSLRIMVNFDIERIHDFHKEMTDKGVEFIRVPEKEHWGGWVASFKDPDGNVIQVLEQPPERRGQQIPGG comes from the coding sequence ATGATCGGATACATGAATGGCGTCATCATCTGGACGGACAACCTGCCAAGACTGAGAGAGTTCTACTGCGACACTCTAGGCCTGCAGCCTCACTCGGACCGCGACTACTTCGTGTCATTCAAGTGGGGAGGTCTACGCTTCGCAATAGGCAGCCACGACGGCGTGCACGGTCAGGCTCGCGACTCCCTCAGGATCATGGTTAACTTCGACATCGAGCGCATTCATGACTTCCACAAGGAGATGACGGATAAGGGCGTAGAGTTCATCCGTGTCCCGGAGAAAGAGCATTGGGGCGGATGGGTGGCGTCCTTCAAGGACCCGGACGGCAATGTAATACAGGTCCTTGAACAGCCACCCGAGCGTAGAGGTCAGCAGATTCCAGGAGGCTGA
- a CDS encoding LLM class flavin-dependent oxidoreductase codes for MGLNWQQQREVSQEAARLGYTSIWTPEGNGQDSFHLCVQRWQATTEVVSEGLTTGIAVSPVMYRTPLSFAMEGGTVSDITGGKFIMGIGSGGAYRPAARAQLGVGRMSALALMRDYVTVVRALVNGERVNYEGETTTLKGMRLGMRPSPETPVYLGALGPMMLEMSGELADGASLNWCTPEQIAWSREHIAKGAKKAGRDPSEINVAEYIRICVDDDVDAARIALAKATMGYALGATVPTERERQLGYRAHFERMGFTDELAALDDMRRNGASNDEVAEAFPVEILNAVGYFGKADGAAAAFKRLAEGLDTAIVRVVAARRGVDSTLAVMNACAPDAVRAT; via the coding sequence TTGGGTCTCAACTGGCAACAGCAGCGGGAGGTCTCCCAAGAGGCCGCTCGACTTGGATACACGAGCATATGGACTCCGGAGGGCAATGGACAGGACTCGTTCCATCTTTGCGTGCAGCGCTGGCAGGCGACCACCGAGGTCGTCTCGGAAGGGCTCACTACGGGCATCGCCGTATCCCCGGTCATGTACCGCACTCCCCTATCGTTCGCGATGGAGGGCGGAACTGTCAGCGACATCACGGGCGGCAAGTTCATCATGGGCATCGGTTCTGGCGGCGCTTACAGACCTGCCGCACGTGCCCAGCTCGGCGTAGGAAGAATGTCCGCGCTGGCGCTTATGCGAGACTACGTTACCGTGGTACGCGCACTCGTCAATGGCGAGCGCGTCAATTACGAGGGTGAGACTACAACCCTGAAGGGTATGCGACTTGGTATGCGTCCATCGCCGGAAACTCCGGTGTACCTGGGCGCGCTCGGGCCCATGATGCTCGAGATGAGCGGAGAGCTCGCAGACGGCGCCAGCCTGAACTGGTGCACTCCTGAGCAGATAGCGTGGAGCCGGGAGCACATTGCCAAGGGCGCGAAGAAGGCCGGGCGCGACCCGTCCGAGATCAACGTCGCTGAGTACATCAGGATCTGCGTTGACGATGACGTGGACGCCGCAAGGATCGCCCTCGCCAAGGCCACTATGGGCTATGCCCTCGGAGCAACAGTTCCGACCGAACGTGAGCGCCAGCTGGGATACAGGGCGCATTTCGAACGGATGGGCTTCACTGACGAGTTGGCCGCCCTGGACGACATGCGCAGAAACGGCGCGTCGAACGACGAAGTGGCAGAGGCGTTCCCTGTCGAAATCCTGAACGCGGTTGGCTACTTCGGAAAGGCCGATGGGGCTGCAGCCGCCTTCAAGAGGCTCGCCGAAGGGCTGGACACGGCTATCGTTCGCGTAGTTGCCGCACGGCGTGGCGTGGACTCCACGCTGGCCGTCATGAACGCCTGCGCGCCGGATGCCGTGCGCGCAACCTAG
- a CDS encoding sugar kinase, with protein sequence MPDLISIGECMIELFAEEPIETADTFTRSLAGDSFNICVAAQRLGTSTGYVTRLGDDPFADYLLGTFQSLGIDTSGVKKVEGFNAAHFVALMPDGNREFVYYRAGSAPSTLQPDDLDPDYIGSAKVLHCSGVALAISESARATVMRAAQIAKERGIKVSYDPNYRHQLWSTEDMRKAASELLPYVDYFLPNVPDDSQALIGSDDPYEVVDHFRGLGVPVVAVTHGEHGAVIGCDEGIFDIPAYSPDGPIDTTGAGDAFNGGLIHGLLNGLSVPEAGRLGTLTAGLKLRGRGALSGMPTIDEVEAIMGESADGN encoded by the coding sequence ATGCCCGACCTCATAAGTATCGGCGAGTGTATGATCGAGCTCTTCGCTGAAGAGCCGATTGAGACCGCCGACACATTCACGCGATCTCTGGCCGGTGACAGCTTCAATATCTGTGTCGCCGCCCAGCGGCTTGGTACCAGCACAGGATATGTGACGCGGCTGGGTGATGACCCGTTCGCCGACTACCTTCTTGGTACTTTCCAATCCCTTGGAATCGACACCAGCGGCGTCAAGAAAGTTGAAGGCTTCAACGCGGCGCACTTCGTCGCCCTCATGCCCGACGGGAACAGGGAGTTCGTCTACTACCGCGCAGGCAGCGCCCCCAGTACGCTTCAACCCGACGACCTCGACCCCGATTACATCGGTTCTGCCAAGGTGCTGCACTGCTCAGGAGTGGCGTTGGCGATTTCGGAATCCGCCAGAGCGACCGTCATGCGAGCGGCGCAGATCGCCAAAGAACGGGGGATCAAGGTCTCCTACGACCCCAACTACAGGCACCAGCTCTGGAGCACTGAGGACATGCGAAAAGCAGCCTCTGAGCTCCTTCCCTATGTCGACTACTTCCTGCCCAATGTGCCTGACGATTCTCAGGCTCTCATAGGTTCCGACGACCCGTACGAAGTCGTAGACCACTTCAGAGGCTTGGGAGTGCCTGTTGTCGCTGTTACACACGGTGAACATGGCGCTGTGATCGGTTGTGACGAAGGCATCTTCGACATACCCGCATATAGTCCTGACGGCCCAATCGACACTACGGGGGCAGGTGATGCCTTCAATGGTGGACTCATTCACGGCCTGCTCAACGGGCTGTCGGTTCCCGAAGCCGGCAGGCTCGGAACCTTAACCGCCGGATTGAAGCTCCGGGGCCGAGGAGCCCTGAGCGGCATGCCAACGATCGATGAAGTTGAAGCCATCATGGGAGAAAGCGCAGATGGCAACTGA
- a CDS encoding glucose 1-dehydrogenase, which yields MRLEGKVAFISGGARGMGATEAQIFAREGAKVAIGDVLEECSLVAQEIIDAGGDCYFVHLDVTSESEWQAAINRTVAEYGRLDILVNNAGVSQWGLVHETSEADWDHVMDINAKGVFLGTKFAIPAMIDSGGGSIINISSQLGIVGTEMSSAQYQASKGAVRLLTKTTAMQYAEHGIRCNSVHPGPINTPMTQVRRGDRGNYEQMISRIPMARYGEPEEIANGVLYLASDESGWMTGSELVLDGGWTAQ from the coding sequence GTGAGACTCGAGGGCAAAGTTGCATTCATAAGTGGCGGCGCGCGTGGTATGGGCGCGACAGAAGCCCAGATCTTCGCTCGTGAAGGGGCTAAGGTCGCCATCGGAGACGTCCTGGAAGAATGCTCCTTGGTCGCCCAGGAGATTATCGATGCGGGAGGCGACTGCTACTTCGTGCATCTCGATGTAACGAGTGAGTCGGAGTGGCAAGCCGCTATCAACAGGACAGTCGCCGAGTATGGCCGCCTCGACATCCTGGTCAACAACGCTGGAGTCAGCCAATGGGGCCTGGTACACGAGACCTCGGAAGCCGACTGGGACCACGTCATGGACATCAACGCAAAGGGCGTCTTTCTCGGTACGAAGTTTGCCATCCCGGCCATGATCGACTCCGGGGGCGGCTCCATAATCAACATATCGTCGCAGCTTGGAATCGTGGGCACAGAGATGTCGAGCGCCCAGTACCAGGCATCCAAGGGGGCAGTCAGGCTTCTTACCAAGACAACCGCAATGCAGTATGCCGAGCATGGCATTCGCTGCAATTCAGTACATCCGGGGCCGATCAACACACCAATGACCCAAGTTCGCCGAGGCGATCGTGGCAACTATGAGCAGATGATCTCACGCATTCCAATGGCTCGATATGGCGAGCCTGAGGAGATCGCCAACGGAGTCCTGTACCTCGCTTCAGATGAGTCGGGCTGGATGACCGGAAGCGAGCTCGTATTGGACGGCGGATGGACGGCGCAGTAA
- the dgoD gene encoding galactonate dehydratase codes for MQITDVKHFLANPGRGKNLCFVKVETDEGIYGWGEAYTQSDRDVQVTAHIDQLRRYLIGRDPRNIKHFLQWSYDDFAGRRGAMDFWCAVSGIEHALWDITGKAAGMPVHMLIGGACRDKIRVYANGWGGGSGGPEQLAERAQEVVEMGFSAMKFDPIPGPWRTFVSKEVENAAIENVRAVREAVGWDVDILIEMHRRLAPMHARRIGREIEQYRPFWYEEPVLAENIDALAAVKRDVNIPIVTGEELYTKFEFREVFEKQAADILNPDVCNVGGILELKEIAAMAEPYYVVVSPHNFNSTTLGLAATIQVSAAIPNFLITEYFVNLEDFGRDIAKQPFEVENGYIRVPDTPGIGIDIDEDSLSKYPYKPFDPRSPLQYYEEGP; via the coding sequence ATGCAGATCACCGACGTCAAGCACTTCCTAGCGAATCCGGGTCGCGGAAAGAATCTCTGCTTCGTGAAGGTAGAGACCGACGAGGGCATCTACGGCTGGGGGGAGGCTTACACGCAGTCTGACAGGGACGTGCAGGTAACGGCGCACATCGATCAGCTACGCAGGTATCTGATCGGGCGAGACCCGCGAAACATCAAGCACTTCCTTCAGTGGTCGTACGATGACTTCGCCGGGCGGCGCGGCGCGATGGACTTCTGGTGCGCGGTCAGTGGCATCGAGCACGCGCTATGGGACATCACCGGCAAGGCCGCGGGCATGCCTGTACACATGCTTATCGGAGGAGCCTGCAGGGACAAGATCAGGGTCTACGCCAATGGCTGGGGCGGAGGAAGCGGAGGGCCTGAGCAACTTGCGGAGCGTGCCCAGGAAGTCGTCGAAATGGGCTTCAGTGCCATGAAGTTCGACCCGATACCGGGCCCGTGGCGGACGTTCGTCAGCAAGGAGGTCGAAAATGCTGCCATCGAGAATGTGAGAGCCGTGCGCGAGGCAGTCGGCTGGGATGTGGACATTCTCATCGAGATGCACCGCAGGCTAGCCCCGATGCACGCCCGCAGGATCGGACGCGAGATCGAGCAGTACAGGCCGTTCTGGTACGAAGAACCCGTGCTGGCCGAGAACATAGACGCCCTCGCAGCCGTCAAGAGGGATGTGAACATCCCTATCGTCACGGGCGAGGAGCTATACACCAAGTTCGAGTTCCGCGAGGTCTTCGAAAAACAGGCAGCGGACATTCTCAACCCTGACGTCTGCAACGTAGGGGGAATACTGGAGCTCAAGGAGATTGCGGCGATGGCCGAGCCCTACTACGTCGTGGTCTCGCCACACAACTTCAACAGCACTACCCTCGGACTGGCAGCCACGATCCAGGTGTCCGCGGCCATCCCCAACTTCCTGATCACAGAGTACTTCGTGAACCTGGAGGACTTCGGCAGAGACATCGCGAAGCAGCCCTTCGAGGTCGAAAACGGGTACATCAGGGTACCTGACACTCCGGGAATCGGAATAGACATCGACGAGGACAGTCTCTCCAAGTACCCTTACAAGCCCTTCGACCCTCGTTCGCCGCTACAATACTACGAAGAAGGACCCTAG
- the nhaA gene encoding Na+/H+ antiporter NhaA: protein MAHVPPRSRGTLRAQADRSYVSRAIILPVQKYMYTESIGGIVLLIATVVALGWANSPWREEYHHILEIHLHIDVTLFAVDLSIEEWINDGLMALFFFVIGLEIKREVLYGQLSTLRSAALPAIAAIGGMVVPASIYLLLNLEGEGMRGWGIPMATDIAFALGVLALLGRRIPMELRVFMLGLAVVDDLGAIAVIAVAYTETIDFGQLGMTAGLIAAMILANRLGLRQPVVTAALAFLIWVAVLKSGVHATVAGVLIAGLTPARSMVSREEFANESEALLAEYRTAMAAGDHERADAILGEVEEISQATEAPLERLERLIHPWSSYVILPLFALANAGIEFSQGSFSQAISSSVTIGVFAGLLLGKLVGITLFPFVASRLGIVELPRGISWLHVTGVALVGGIGFTVAIFVTGLAFDDHVIVDNAKMGILAASLVAGLVGYGVLRLAARSASSSD, encoded by the coding sequence ATGGCGCACGTCCCTCCTCGTAGCAGGGGAACCCTGCGGGCTCAGGCCGACCGGTCGTACGTTTCGCGTGCGATCATTCTGCCCGTTCAGAAGTACATGTACACCGAGTCAATCGGCGGTATCGTGCTTCTCATTGCCACGGTCGTAGCCCTGGGGTGGGCCAACTCGCCCTGGCGCGAGGAATACCATCACATCCTCGAGATCCACCTGCACATCGACGTCACACTCTTCGCAGTGGACCTAAGCATCGAAGAGTGGATCAACGACGGTCTGATGGCGCTGTTCTTCTTCGTGATCGGGCTCGAGATCAAGCGCGAGGTGCTGTATGGGCAACTTTCTACGCTGAGATCTGCAGCTCTGCCTGCCATAGCCGCCATTGGTGGCATGGTCGTGCCGGCCTCCATCTACCTGCTTCTGAACCTGGAAGGCGAAGGAATGCGGGGATGGGGAATCCCTATGGCAACCGACATCGCCTTTGCTCTTGGTGTTTTGGCGCTGCTCGGACGGCGCATTCCTATGGAGCTCAGAGTGTTCATGCTGGGCCTCGCCGTCGTTGACGACCTGGGCGCCATCGCCGTTATCGCGGTAGCGTACACGGAGACCATCGACTTCGGACAGCTAGGGATGACTGCCGGGCTGATAGCAGCCATGATCCTGGCCAATAGACTGGGCTTGCGCCAGCCGGTGGTTACTGCGGCACTTGCGTTCCTGATCTGGGTTGCTGTGTTGAAGTCAGGTGTCCATGCCACCGTTGCCGGGGTGCTGATAGCCGGACTCACGCCGGCAAGGTCCATGGTCAGCAGGGAAGAGTTTGCTAACGAATCGGAAGCTCTACTGGCCGAGTATCGCACCGCAATGGCCGCCGGTGACCACGAGCGGGCAGACGCCATTCTCGGGGAGGTCGAGGAGATCAGTCAGGCTACCGAGGCGCCCCTGGAACGTCTGGAGCGTCTTATCCACCCCTGGTCAAGCTACGTGATTCTACCTTTATTTGCGCTTGCGAACGCCGGAATCGAGTTCTCCCAAGGCAGCTTCAGTCAGGCTATATCAAGCAGTGTGACCATTGGTGTATTTGCAGGGCTCTTACTAGGGAAACTCGTTGGGATAACTCTATTCCCGTTCGTGGCTTCTCGTTTGGGCATCGTCGAACTACCGAGAGGTATTTCGTGGCTGCACGTGACAGGTGTGGCGCTGGTGGGCGGGATTGGATTCACCGTGGCGATTTTCGTCACGGGTCTGGCCTTTGACGACCATGTGATCGTCGACAATGCGAAGATGGGTATACTTGCCGCGTCGCTCGTAGCTGGACTGGTTGGCTACGGCGTGCTCAGACTCGCAGCCAGGTCTGCCTCCTCGTCCGACTGA
- a CDS encoding thiamine pyrophosphate-binding protein: protein MATVTGAQALVRQLIAEGVDTIFALPGVQIMAAFDAFHEYQDDIRLVHVRHEQATTYMADGYAKATGKVGVAMAVPGPGAINAGSGLGTAYATSTPVLLISGQIDSQSLGRREGQLHEVEDQLDVFRPLTKWVHRVTRVEDVPGAVHEAFKQLRTGRPRPVELEIPPDTLAATGEAETIPAEEYPPQAAGVDEIAQAADILASAERPAILVGGGARISGAGDEALQIADFLQAPLMGTQDSKGVVPESSPFYVGTNYASVGPADVVFPDSDVLLAIGTRLLFRELPDGDMPRIIHIDIDPDEIGRNLPTELGIVADAKTASAQLLDQLRETSQPRPSDADRIAGYRSDFASRMRALVPPQAQIIEDMRAALPDDAIVVSGVTNIGYWSNVFFEVREPQTYITSGYFGTLGYAFPTALGAQVGRPDRKVIALCGDGGFMYSPQELSSAMRHGINAVAVVFNNNAFGASEWDQTHRYGGNFIGTDLHNPDFVQLAQSFGAVGMSTDPEGFGEMLEVALNADAPVLLEVVIPNMMPPFQIVE, encoded by the coding sequence ATGGCAACAGTCACCGGCGCTCAGGCCCTTGTGCGACAGCTGATCGCCGAGGGAGTCGACACCATCTTTGCTCTGCCCGGCGTACAGATCATGGCCGCCTTCGACGCCTTCCACGAGTACCAGGATGACATTCGTCTCGTTCACGTCAGGCACGAGCAGGCTACGACCTACATGGCAGACGGCTACGCCAAGGCGACTGGGAAGGTCGGCGTGGCCATGGCGGTTCCAGGACCGGGCGCGATCAACGCTGGCTCTGGACTCGGTACTGCGTATGCAACGTCCACGCCGGTATTGCTTATCTCCGGCCAGATAGATAGCCAGTCGTTGGGCAGGCGCGAGGGCCAGCTTCATGAGGTCGAAGACCAGCTCGACGTGTTCCGCCCCTTGACGAAGTGGGTCCATCGAGTGACCCGAGTCGAGGATGTCCCAGGAGCCGTTCACGAGGCGTTCAAGCAACTAAGAACTGGCAGGCCCAGACCCGTCGAGTTGGAGATTCCTCCGGACACTCTTGCGGCAACAGGCGAGGCAGAGACGATTCCAGCAGAGGAGTACCCACCTCAAGCGGCAGGGGTAGATGAAATCGCACAGGCCGCCGACATCCTGGCCTCTGCCGAGCGCCCCGCCATATTGGTTGGAGGAGGAGCCCGCATCTCTGGCGCCGGTGACGAGGCCCTGCAAATTGCTGATTTTCTCCAGGCTCCTCTGATGGGGACACAGGATTCCAAGGGCGTCGTCCCTGAAAGCAGCCCGTTCTATGTCGGCACCAACTACGCGAGTGTTGGACCTGCGGACGTTGTTTTCCCCGATTCTGATGTGCTCCTCGCGATCGGCACGAGGCTGCTCTTCAGAGAGTTGCCGGACGGGGATATGCCGAGGATCATCCACATCGACATAGACCCAGATGAAATCGGACGCAATCTCCCGACTGAGCTGGGCATCGTGGCGGACGCGAAGACCGCCTCAGCACAACTGCTCGACCAACTCAGAGAAACTTCCCAGCCGAGGCCTTCTGATGCCGACAGGATCGCTGGGTACCGATCAGACTTTGCATCCAGGATGAGGGCGCTGGTTCCGCCTCAGGCGCAGATTATCGAGGACATGCGCGCCGCGCTGCCTGACGATGCCATAGTCGTCAGCGGCGTGACCAACATTGGTTACTGGAGCAACGTCTTCTTCGAGGTTCGTGAGCCTCAGACCTACATTACGTCCGGGTATTTTGGCACGCTTGGATATGCCTTTCCGACTGCCCTCGGCGCACAGGTGGGTCGCCCTGACAGGAAAGTCATAGCGCTCTGCGGTGACGGCGGGTTCATGTACAGCCCGCAGGAGTTGTCCTCGGCGATGAGGCATGGAATCAACGCGGTTGCCGTAGTGTTCAACAACAACGCTTTTGGCGCATCTGAGTGGGACCAGACTCACAGATACGGCGGCAACTTCATTGGCACGGACCTTCACAATCCCGACTTCGTGCAACTGGCGCAGTCGTTTGGTGCCGTCGGGATGAGCACAGACCCCGAGGGGTTTGGCGAAATGCTTGAGGTCGCCTTGAATGCTGACGCGCCAGTGTTGCTTGAAGTCGTGATCCCGAACATGATGCCCCCGTTCCAGATCGTGGAGTAG
- the nthA gene encoding nitrile hydratase subunit alpha — MSDDHHDESEHEGIQPDTSISFRAKRAIAIHELLVEKGVLAAGEVEEQVNRVRSRSPLDGAKVVARTWVDPEFKSRLLADARSAVGEMGYSLTHDAELAALENTEDVHHLVVCTLCSCYPTSLLGPPPDWYKSFAYRQRVVVEPRAVMSEFGLEVNDDVQVRVVDSTADLRYLVLPRRPEGTDAMTEDELVELVTRDSMIGVSEALRPEAAMPVEAD, encoded by the coding sequence ATGAGCGACGACCATCACGATGAAAGTGAACACGAGGGAATACAACCTGACACGTCAATAAGCTTCCGCGCAAAGCGGGCGATCGCGATCCATGAATTGCTCGTAGAAAAGGGCGTACTCGCTGCCGGAGAAGTTGAAGAACAGGTTAATCGCGTGCGTTCGAGATCGCCACTGGACGGCGCGAAAGTAGTAGCGAGAACTTGGGTCGACCCCGAGTTCAAGTCCAGGCTTCTTGCCGACGCTCGCTCGGCGGTTGGCGAAATGGGTTACTCGTTGACTCACGATGCCGAACTCGCGGCGTTGGAAAACACCGAAGACGTTCATCACCTGGTCGTCTGTACCCTGTGTTCATGCTATCCGACCTCCCTGCTTGGGCCGCCGCCGGACTGGTACAAGAGCTTCGCATACAGGCAGAGAGTGGTTGTCGAACCGCGCGCTGTCATGAGCGAATTCGGGCTGGAAGTGAACGATGATGTGCAGGTCCGCGTGGTCGACAGCACCGCCGACCTTCGTTACCTGGTTCTTCCCCGCCGTCCCGAGGGCACCGACGCCATGACCGAGGATGAGTTGGTGGAACTGGTAACACGGGATAGCATGATAGGAGTGTCCGAAGCTCTGCGACCGGAAGCGGCAATGCCCGTAGAGGCCGACTAG
- a CDS encoding nitrile hydratase subunit beta encodes MGVVFSAEPGQFDVGDLVTIRSDQVDHHHRTPWFIKGKPGVVRAISGPFFNPESRAHGGDGVPKRLLYQVEFDPDVVWGERYHEGSKDLLLVDVYEQWLEPRG; translated from the coding sequence ATGGGAGTAGTCTTTTCAGCCGAACCGGGTCAGTTCGATGTGGGCGACCTGGTTACAATCAGGTCAGACCAAGTCGACCATCACCATCGCACCCCTTGGTTCATCAAGGGCAAGCCCGGGGTCGTCAGGGCAATCAGCGGCCCCTTTTTCAACCCGGAGTCGCGGGCTCACGGTGGCGATGGAGTACCTAAGCGCCTGCTCTACCAGGTCGAGTTCGACCCCGACGTGGTGTGGGGCGAGCGGTATCATGAAGGCAGCAAAGACCTGCTGCTTGTGGATGTCTACGAGCAGTGGCTGGAGCCGAGGGGATAG
- a CDS encoding nitrile hydratase subunit beta: MTSAHDMGGRPSEEPIDQSTHEWADWEHLTNALIGALRNHDLMNVDELRRGIESMAPDEYKESTYYERWSASLETLLVEKGILTTGEIDSRVEQVDERWE; encoded by the coding sequence ATGACCAGCGCTCACGACATGGGCGGACGACCCAGCGAAGAACCCATCGACCAGTCCACCCACGAGTGGGCAGACTGGGAGCACCTCACCAACGCTCTTATAGGCGCCCTCCGTAACCACGACCTGATGAATGTGGATGAATTGAGACGGGGCATCGAGTCGATGGCTCCAGACGAATACAAGGAATCCACATACTACGAGCGCTGGTCGGCGTCGCTGGAGACGCTGCTAGTGGAAAAGGGAATACTGACCACAGGCGAAATAGACTCTCGCGTAGAACAAGTTGACGAACGATGGGAGTAG
- a CDS encoding cupin domain-containing protein, which translates to MDPVIKNVDGASNPVLGPNDGVPNYVMLWVQHPPGGTSAQHIHPWEHQAYIVEGEGVLWVEGEEFPIKAGDAVLVPPDREHQFRNTGDVTLSRVTVNPLSSVGHE; encoded by the coding sequence ATGGACCCCGTAATCAAAAACGTTGATGGCGCCTCTAACCCGGTGCTCGGACCCAACGACGGCGTACCCAACTACGTAATGCTGTGGGTGCAGCACCCTCCCGGAGGCACCAGCGCCCAACACATTCACCCCTGGGAGCACCAGGCATACATCGTCGAGGGCGAAGGCGTGCTGTGGGTCGAGGGAGAGGAATTCCCGATAAAGGCCGGAGACGCCGTGCTCGTCCCACCGGACCGGGAGCACCAGTTCAGGAACACCGGGGACGTCACGCTCAGTCGCGTGACCGTCAACCCGTTGAGCTCAGTCGGGCATGAGTAG
- a CDS encoding 2-hydroxyacid dehydrogenase: MSSPKVAFITGLPEEVVDVVLGYNPEGWTTEVVYRDAPLEDQKRVVADADFIMVYRARLDDDALRAATGVRIVQVLSAGYDSMNLRLMRDLEVPCCNNGGANSRAVADHAVLLMLAVYKQLMAAEKSTREGRWGQPITGLNTFEMADKLVGVLGLGNIGRQVAKRVQGFESRVQYHDLFPLVPELEAELCVTRVGMEELFETSDIISVHTPLTPVTRHIVSRELIGLMKPTAVFVNTSRGPVVDESALIDALREGRIAAAGLDVFEKEPIDPENPLLSMDNVVVTPHSAGTTWDTWFRRAEFAYENMLGVWNGDAPMAVAQDYDIQD, encoded by the coding sequence ATGTCGTCTCCCAAAGTAGCGTTTATTACCGGACTGCCGGAAGAAGTGGTGGATGTGGTGCTCGGGTACAACCCCGAGGGCTGGACCACCGAGGTCGTCTATCGGGACGCTCCGCTTGAAGACCAGAAACGCGTCGTTGCCGATGCCGACTTCATCATGGTCTATCGCGCCCGCCTTGACGACGATGCGCTGAGGGCGGCAACTGGCGTGCGAATTGTGCAGGTCTTGTCTGCTGGATACGACAGCATGAACCTGCGACTTATGCGCGATCTCGAAGTGCCCTGCTGCAACAACGGTGGCGCGAACTCGAGAGCCGTGGCAGACCACGCGGTGCTGCTCATGCTGGCGGTGTACAAGCAGCTGATGGCGGCCGAGAAGTCGACCCGCGAGGGTCGCTGGGGTCAGCCAATCACCGGGCTCAACACGTTTGAGATGGCGGACAAGCTGGTTGGGGTCCTTGGACTGGGCAACATCGGGCGACAGGTCGCGAAGCGTGTGCAGGGATTCGAGTCGAGGGTCCAGTACCACGACCTGTTCCCACTGGTGCCTGAACTAGAGGCCGAGCTCTGCGTCACGCGGGTAGGTATGGAGGAGTTGTTCGAGACCTCGGACATAATCTCGGTACACACGCCTCTCACTCCGGTGACGCGGCATATCGTCAGCCGGGAGCTAATCGGGCTGATGAAGCCGACCGCGGTGTTCGTCAACACCAGCCGCGGGCCTGTGGTGGACGAATCTGCGCTCATCGACGCGCTGCGGGAGGGCCGAATCGCGGCCGCGGGTCTTGACGTATTTGAGAAGGAGCCAATCGATCCGGAGAATCCGCTGCTTTCCATGGACAACGTCGTCGTCACGCCTCACTCTGCAGGCACGACCTGGGACACGTGGTTCAGGAGAGCAGAATTCGCATACGAAAACATGCTGGGAGTCTGGAACGGCGACGCCCCCATGGCAGTTGCCCAGGACTACGACATTCAGGACTAG
- a CDS encoding RraA family protein codes for MSDITPIDSELLETLRAIPSCSIANAIETFNVQPRNVGFMGPEIKSIFPNMGHMIGYAVTAKIVADAPPSGHMNVSRTEWVDEIMKVPGPRVLVLEDLDYPNPIGSFWGEVQANLHRALGAVGTVTNGGVRDLDEMQEVGFFAFASCVLVSHAYVHITDVGVPVKIGGLEVNSGDIIQGDQHGVIKIPRDIAAEIPGAVKRVEDNEQEMIGYANSADFTVEGLKDMLAQRY; via the coding sequence GTGTCCGATATCACACCAATCGATTCCGAACTTCTGGAGACTCTTAGAGCAATTCCTTCATGCTCGATCGCCAACGCGATCGAGACGTTCAACGTGCAGCCTAGAAACGTGGGCTTCATGGGACCCGAGATCAAGAGTATCTTCCCTAACATGGGTCACATGATTGGCTACGCAGTTACGGCCAAGATCGTCGCCGATGCGCCTCCGTCAGGTCATATGAACGTATCCAGGACCGAGTGGGTTGACGAGATCATGAAGGTGCCGGGCCCACGGGTGCTGGTTCTCGAAGACCTCGATTACCCGAACCCCATCGGTTCGTTCTGGGGAGAAGTGCAGGCGAATCTGCACAGGGCGCTTGGTGCCGTTGGCACAGTCACCAACGGTGGCGTTCGCGATCTCGACGAGATGCAGGAAGTCGGATTCTTCGCCTTCGCCTCTTGCGTGCTCGTGTCTCACGCCTATGTCCACATCACTGATGTGGGCGTCCCGGTGAAAATCGGCGGGCTCGAAGTAAATTCCGGCGACATCATCCAGGGCGACCAGCACGGCGTCATAAAGATTCCTCGCGACATCGCGGCTGAGATTCCCGGCGCAGTCAAGCGTGTGGAGGATAACGAGCAGGAGATGATCGGTTACGCGAACTCCGCCGACTTCACAGTGGAGGGCCTCAAGGATATGCTGGCCCAGCGCTACTAG